Part of the Rothia mucilaginosa genome, TTCCCAGCTGATCAAGAAGGCTGCTGGCGTTGCTAAGGGCTCCGCTGTTCCTCACACCACCAAGGTTGGTTCGCTGACCGAGGCTCAGGTGCGCGAGATCGCTGAGACCAAGATGCCCGACCTGAACGCAAACGACCTGGATGCTGCTTCCAAGATCATCGCAGGTACCGCTCGTTCCATGGGTATCACCGTCGAGTAATTTCGGTTCGCCGAATAGCCGAGTAATCGGCACCGTAGATTTTTCTACACAGAACTTGTAAATGCCCGTCGTATGGACGGGATGTGGCAGAGCCGAGCGCGGCTCACGAGACCACAACTGCATAAGGAGAAAAGCAGATGGCAAAGCGCAGCAAGGCGTACAAGGCAGCTGTAGCCAAGATTGAAGAGGGTAAGCTCTACACCCCCGCCGAGGCAGTTGCCCTGGCGAAGGAAACCTCTTCCACCAAGACCGACGCAACCGTTGAGGTTGCACTGCGTCTGTCCGTTGACCCCCGTAAGGCAGACCAGATGGTTCGCGGTACCGTGAACCTGCCCCACGGCACCGGTAAGACCGCTCGCGTGGTTGTTTTCGCAGCAGGCCCCAAGGCTGCTGAGGCTGAGGCAGCTGGCGCTGACTACGTTGGTTCCGACGAGCTGATCGCAAAGGTCGCTGGCGGCTGGACCGACTTCGACGCAGCGGTTGCAACCCCCGACATGATGGGCAAGGTCGGCCGCCTGGGTAAGATCCTGGGTCCCCGTAACCTGATGCCGAACCCCAAGACCGGTACCGTGACCATGGATGTT contains:
- the rplA gene encoding 50S ribosomal protein L1 — protein: MAKRSKAYKAAVAKIEEGKLYTPAEAVALAKETSSTKTDATVEVALRLSVDPRKADQMVRGTVNLPHGTGKTARVVVFAAGPKAAEAEAAGADYVGSDELIAKVAGGWTDFDAAVATPDMMGKVGRLGKILGPRNLMPNPKTGTVTMDVAKAVADIKGGKIDFRVDRNSNLHFIIGKASFTAEQLDENFQAALEEVNRLKPSSAKGRYISKATVATTFGPGIPVDPAAVAA